In Syntrophorhabdaceae bacterium, one DNA window encodes the following:
- a CDS encoding DUF748 domain-containing protein, whose protein sequence is MRKKIFKAAVWVAGFVALFTIIGFLVVPPIMKSVLVSKLSEALHRQVRIEKIRFNPYTLHLSVKGIDLTERDGKERFFSLGELSARLSIASIYRLAPIVKELKIDRPYIRVVRNTDQSFNFSDIIAEATREKPVEKEKKARPFLFSVNNILINDGRVDFLDRVKNIEHVVKEICLGVPFISNIGDKVHVYVDPTFAANVNGDFYSFKGKTKPFEDSLESFVDIHLKDFDIPRYMPYLPVKANFVLKSAVLNVVARASFRRSRDKGPSSVVTGTVTLKDVAADDLAGKPLLRLGLCELSIAELKPFEPSLHLSKVGLAGLELMVTRSREGTLNLASLVSGEERKEKKIPPAPEKRPAEAEETGLPPIKVDEFRIDGGSVSFEDIAPGGPVKLDVTDLTVKGEGVTTIQGGESALTASLLLNKKGTVSVSGPVSINPLSANLAVTVKGIDIRAFQPYFSHKVKLAVTKGQVETKGALSVGQAGKGDLRIKYSGNALVSNFASVDKGTGDDLFKWKALSLNRIDAATSPLRVRINGISLADFYAGLAVEPDGALNLKKIVMEEGAAATPSATKPGAPALAKKTEKAPPGKETEDIAVGAITLQGGSIEFIDKSINPRFSASLEEIAGRIAGFSLGKDQNAEVDLKGKINENIPLEITGTVNPAKENLFADLKVKFTDLELSDMSPYAAKYMGYKIEKGKLSIDLKYLIAKRKLDSENRIFIDQLTLGEKVDSPDALNLPFRLAIALLKDRHGRITLDVPVSGSFDDPQFSVFRIILKIIGNLIAKAATAPFALLASLVGGGEEMSYLEFPYGSSALSPENLKKIDTLTKALYERPQLKVDIEGRVDPGKDKEALRTNLFDRKLKVQKMNVMVKKGLPVESVDDIKIEPAEYEQYLAMAYKAETFAKPRNVIGLEKGLPRTEMEKLMVTHINITDGDLRALARQRALHAKDAIVKSGRVNSDRLFLVEPKITSPEKKEKAGANRVNFSLK, encoded by the coding sequence TTGAGAAAGAAGATATTTAAGGCGGCGGTATGGGTGGCGGGATTTGTTGCCCTCTTCACCATTATAGGGTTTCTCGTTGTTCCTCCCATCATGAAGTCGGTCCTGGTAAGTAAACTTTCCGAGGCCCTTCACCGGCAGGTCAGGATCGAGAAAATAAGGTTCAATCCCTACACCCTGCACCTTTCCGTAAAAGGCATCGATCTCACGGAGCGGGATGGGAAGGAGCGCTTCTTCTCTCTCGGCGAGCTCTCCGCGCGGTTAAGTATCGCATCCATCTACCGACTGGCGCCCATTGTAAAAGAGCTTAAAATCGACAGGCCCTACATCCGGGTTGTTCGCAATACGGATCAGTCCTTCAATTTTTCGGATATTATTGCGGAAGCAACCAGAGAAAAGCCGGTTGAGAAAGAAAAGAAGGCCAGGCCCTTCCTCTTTTCCGTGAATAACATCCTGATTAATGACGGCCGCGTCGATTTCCTGGACCGGGTCAAGAATATCGAGCACGTGGTGAAGGAAATCTGCCTGGGGGTCCCCTTCATTTCAAACATAGGCGACAAAGTGCATGTATACGTGGACCCTACCTTTGCGGCGAACGTGAACGGAGATTTTTATTCCTTCAAGGGAAAGACAAAGCCCTTTGAAGACTCCCTGGAATCCTTTGTGGATATCCATCTGAAGGATTTCGATATCCCCCGGTATATGCCCTACCTGCCGGTAAAGGCGAATTTCGTTCTCAAGTCCGCGGTACTCAATGTGGTCGCGCGGGCATCCTTCAGACGTTCCAGGGACAAGGGCCCGTCTTCCGTGGTGACCGGAACGGTGACGCTGAAGGATGTGGCAGCCGACGATCTGGCGGGGAAACCCCTGCTGCGCCTGGGTCTATGTGAGTTGTCGATTGCCGAGCTTAAGCCTTTTGAACCGTCCCTGCACCTCTCCAAGGTAGGTCTTGCAGGCCTTGAATTGATGGTCACGCGCAGTAGGGAGGGGACCCTTAACCTCGCATCACTCGTCTCCGGTGAGGAAAGGAAGGAGAAAAAGATTCCCCCGGCCCCCGAAAAGAGACCGGCGGAAGCGGAAGAGACCGGTCTTCCCCCTATTAAAGTGGATGAGTTCCGGATCGACGGCGGCTCGGTCTCCTTCGAGGACATCGCGCCGGGAGGGCCGGTAAAGCTCGATGTCACGGACCTCACAGTAAAGGGCGAAGGGGTCACCACCATACAAGGTGGAGAGAGCGCCCTTACCGCATCTCTCCTTCTCAACAAGAAGGGCACCGTCTCGGTAAGCGGACCAGTGTCGATCAACCCCCTCTCCGCCAATCTCGCCGTCACGGTAAAAGGGATCGATATCAGGGCCTTTCAGCCTTATTTCAGTCACAAAGTAAAACTGGCCGTGACCAAAGGGCAGGTCGAGACCAAGGGGGCCCTTTCCGTGGGGCAGGCCGGGAAAGGCGATCTCCGTATAAAATATTCGGGCAATGCCCTGGTTTCCAATTTTGCATCCGTCGACAAAGGCACAGGGGATGACCTTTTTAAATGGAAAGCCCTGTCTTTAAACCGCATAGACGCGGCAACGAGCCCTCTGCGCGTCCGTATCAACGGGATATCCCTTGCCGATTTTTATGCGGGCCTCGCCGTCGAGCCCGACGGCGCCCTCAACCTCAAGAAGATCGTTATGGAGGAAGGAGCGGCAGCGACGCCATCCGCGACGAAGCCCGGGGCTCCGGCATTGGCAAAGAAGACCGAAAAGGCGCCCCCGGGGAAAGAGACAGAGGATATTGCCGTCGGCGCCATTACCCTGCAGGGAGGATCGATCGAATTCATCGACAAATCGATTAATCCGCGCTTTTCGGCGAGCCTCGAGGAGATCGCCGGTCGTATTGCCGGCTTTTCACTCGGAAAGGATCAAAACGCGGAAGTCGATCTGAAGGGAAAGATAAATGAGAATATCCCCCTCGAGATCACGGGAACGGTGAATCCTGCGAAAGAGAACCTTTTTGCGGACCTGAAGGTGAAGTTCACTGATTTGGAGCTGAGCGACATGAGCCCCTATGCGGCGAAGTATATGGGGTACAAGATTGAAAAGGGCAAGCTCTCCATAGACTTGAAGTATCTCATCGCGAAAAGAAAACTCGATTCGGAGAACCGTATTTTTATCGACCAGCTCACCCTGGGCGAAAAAGTCGACAGCCCCGACGCCCTGAACCTGCCTTTCCGGCTCGCCATCGCGCTCCTCAAAGACCGGCACGGCCGCATCACCCTCGACGTACCCGTATCGGGGAGTTTCGATGATCCTCAGTTCAGCGTCTTCAGGATCATCCTCAAGATTATCGGGAATCTTATCGCCAAGGCGGCGACCGCGCCTTTCGCGCTCCTTGCCTCCCTGGTCGGAGGAGGGGAGGAGATGAGTTATCTTGAGTTCCCCTATGGCAGCTCCGCCCTCTCTCCCGAGAATCTCAAGAAGATCGATACCCTTACCAAAGCTCTCTACGAGAGGCCCCAGCTTAAAGTCGACATAGAGGGTCGTGTGGATCCCGGGAAGGACAAGGAGGCACTCAGGACTAACCTCTTCGACAGAAAGCTGAAAGTACAGAAAATGAACGTCATGGTGAAGAAGGGGTTGCCCGTGGAGTCGGTCGATGATATAAAGATCGAGCCGGCAGAATACGAGCAGTACCTTGCCATGGCATACAAGGCGGAGACTTTTGCCAAGCCCCGCAACGTGATCGGCCTTGAAAAGGGTTTGCCCCGGACGGAGATGGAAAAGCTCATGGTAACCCATATCAATATCACCGACGGAGACCTGCGCGCCCTCGCACGCCAACGGGCCCTTCACGCAAAAGACGCGATTGTAAAGTCGGGCCGGGTCAACTCCGACCGCCTCTTCCTGGTGGAGCCTAAAATAACCTCTCCGGAAAAGAAGGAAAAGGCCGGCGCCAACCGCGTTAATTTCAGTCTGAAGTAG
- a CDS encoding PAS domain S-box protein, with protein sequence MSLIQRGTSSSREKGHESDARQAPDNQAGPILLSGLHEELRLAVARFFDVMYPVGVIFGGIAVTASIIGTLCYGGVPTLFGYTLMYLLAVIMLIFRRYLPVSWLFYTMLTFIGVNTIHFLCAVGLASNGMMSLVVFCVFTGVFLGMKAGIIAVGAGALIASLIGAAICTGTIAIRPEIVNYLAAPHAWIVQIACFLLYTIPLILAVNGMQKKMVTSLQQSSLANERLRSEVSMRTAAESELRESEAKYRNIFEHAVEGIFQVTLDGEMENINPSLARMAGFDSPEEMRMCKYNMEREFWVDPADRKVVRSLLEKDGFVEGFEVRMRRKNGTSAWVAMSLRTICDEKGNPICFEGSAEDITKRKATETALHESEMKYRSVVESSLVASYIFQDGTFRFVNSRFCALCGYSYDEIVDKMGIKDLVHPDDQVMMQMNLEKRLKGEAIENEYGLRAVRRDGKVLSVKILGSYFTYNQRPAAFGTLIDITREVTLESQLRQSQKMEAVGTLAGGIAHDFNNILTALIGYGTLLQMKMDGANPLRLYADQILSASQKAANLTQSLLAFSRRQPLSLTAQNMNSLVKGSENLLKRLVTEDIVFRTDLTPEDVVVLADPTQIDQILFNLVSNARDAMPRGGTLTISTKRVELDREFIIIHGFGEPGPYALLTVKDTGVGISSEMKEKIFDPFFTTKEVGKGTGLGLSTVYGIVKQHNGYITVVSELAHGCAFHVYLPAVKTAVHETQLPSFPSRKGKETILVAEDNDHVRQLVRDILGQYGYKVIEAVDGHEAVKKFKETEGISLLVMDSVMPRKNGRDAYDEIQRLKPDIRALFMSGYTADIVLSEGLKGHHLDFIPKPLSPRDLLEKVGNILDR encoded by the coding sequence ATGTCCCTCATACAACGCGGAACATCATCATCGAGAGAGAAAGGACATGAATCCGACGCCCGGCAGGCGCCGGACAATCAGGCCGGTCCCATTCTTTTGTCCGGTCTTCACGAAGAGCTGAGGCTGGCCGTGGCCCGCTTCTTTGACGTCATGTATCCGGTAGGAGTAATTTTCGGGGGCATTGCCGTCACGGCTTCCATTATCGGCACTCTCTGCTACGGAGGGGTCCCTACCCTTTTCGGCTACACCCTCATGTACCTTCTCGCGGTGATTATGCTTATTTTTCGCCGTTACCTGCCGGTCTCCTGGCTGTTTTACACCATGCTCACCTTTATCGGCGTGAATACGATCCACTTTCTCTGCGCCGTCGGGCTCGCAAGCAATGGGATGATGAGCCTCGTTGTCTTCTGCGTCTTTACGGGGGTCTTTCTCGGCATGAAAGCCGGGATAATCGCCGTCGGGGCGGGGGCTCTCATTGCCTCCCTGATCGGGGCCGCTATCTGTACGGGCACCATTGCCATTCGGCCTGAAATAGTCAATTATCTCGCCGCACCACACGCATGGATCGTGCAGATCGCATGTTTCCTTCTGTATACCATTCCCCTCATTCTTGCGGTGAACGGCATGCAGAAGAAGATGGTAACTTCTCTTCAGCAGTCGAGCCTGGCAAACGAGCGGCTCCGGTCGGAGGTCTCCATGAGGACGGCCGCGGAGAGTGAGTTGAGGGAGAGTGAGGCAAAATACCGAAACATCTTCGAGCATGCAGTGGAAGGCATATTCCAGGTCACCCTCGATGGAGAGATGGAGAATATCAACCCCTCTCTGGCACGCATGGCGGGGTTTGATTCCCCTGAGGAAATGAGGATGTGCAAATATAACATGGAACGGGAGTTCTGGGTCGATCCCGCCGACCGCAAGGTGGTGCGCAGTCTCCTTGAAAAAGATGGATTCGTAGAAGGCTTTGAAGTGAGGATGCGCCGGAAAAACGGCACGTCGGCCTGGGTCGCCATGAGCCTTCGCACGATCTGCGATGAAAAAGGCAACCCAATATGCTTTGAGGGCAGCGCGGAGGATATTACTAAGAGAAAGGCAACAGAGACGGCCCTCCACGAATCGGAGATGAAATACCGCAGTGTGGTGGAAAGCTCTCTCGTGGCCTCCTATATCTTCCAGGACGGCACGTTCCGTTTCGTGAACTCCCGTTTCTGCGCCTTATGCGGCTATTCTTATGATGAGATCGTGGATAAAATGGGCATCAAAGACCTCGTCCACCCGGACGACCAGGTAATGATGCAGATGAACCTGGAGAAGCGGCTTAAAGGTGAAGCGATTGAGAACGAATATGGACTGCGGGCCGTGAGGAGGGACGGAAAGGTCCTCTCGGTGAAAATTCTCGGCAGTTATTTCACCTATAATCAAAGACCCGCTGCTTTCGGCACCCTCATTGACATTACCCGGGAAGTGACACTCGAGTCGCAGCTTCGCCAGTCACAAAAGATGGAGGCCGTGGGAACCCTTGCAGGCGGCATTGCCCACGATTTCAATAATATCCTTACAGCTCTCATAGGCTACGGGACCCTTCTCCAGATGAAGATGGATGGGGCAAACCCCTTACGCCTCTATGCGGACCAGATCCTTTCCGCTTCGCAAAAAGCGGCGAACCTCACCCAAAGCCTTCTCGCCTTCAGCAGACGCCAGCCTTTAAGCCTGACCGCCCAGAATATGAACAGCCTCGTAAAGGGAAGCGAAAACCTGCTCAAGCGGCTCGTGACGGAAGATATCGTCTTCAGGACCGATCTTACCCCGGAAGACGTAGTGGTCCTGGCAGATCCCACCCAGATCGACCAGATCCTCTTCAACCTCGTGAGCAATGCCCGGGACGCCATGCCGCGGGGAGGGACTCTCACAATCTCCACCAAAAGAGTGGAGCTCGACCGTGAGTTTATCATAATTCACGGCTTCGGAGAGCCGGGCCCCTACGCCCTCCTTACGGTGAAAGATACGGGCGTGGGCATAAGCAGTGAGATGAAAGAGAAGATCTTCGACCCCTTCTTTACCACAAAAGAGGTGGGGAAGGGAACAGGTCTCGGCCTTTCCACGGTCTATGGCATAGTAAAACAGCATAACGGCTATATTACGGTCGTGAGCGAGCTTGCGCACGGGTGCGCCTTTCATGTCTATCTGCCCGCGGTCAAGACTGCCGTTCATGAAACGCAGCTCCCGAGCTTTCCCTCAAGGAAGGGAAAAGAGACAATCCTGGTGGCGGAGGATAACGATCACGTGAGGCAACTCGTAAGGGATATTCTCGGCCAATATGGTTACAAGGTAATAGAGGCGGTGGACGGCCACGAGGCCGTGAAGAAGTTCAAGGAAACAGAGGGAATCTCCCTGCTGGTCATGGATTCCGTCATGCCCCGGAAAAACGGCAGGGACGCCTATGACGAGATCCAGCGCCTCAAGCCGGACATCCGGGCACTCTTCATGAGCGGGTATACGGCCGATATAGTATTGTCCGAAGGCCTGAAGGGCCATCACCTCGACTTTATTCCAAAGCCCCTGTCGCCACGGGACTTGCTCGAGAAGGTCGGGAACATCCTGGACCGGTAA
- the glgP gene encoding alpha-glucan family phosphorylase codes for MVDERKIAYFSMEIAVDPEVPTYSGGLGILAGDTIRSAADLGLPMVAVTLLYRKGYFYQRIDPTGWQQEEPVEWIVEDLLAEMPERVPGILEGQALQVRAWKYEVCGVSGKTVPVYFLDTNLPENPEWIRSLTDSLYGGDLKYRLCQEAVLGIGGVRILDALGYHAIERYHMNEGHASLLALELLEREAKKAGRESVNHDDINAVRGKCIFTTHTPVPAGHDQFPLELVYQVLGHHDNFIDLKDMLCIDVFGRILGMGAKVQDFQDVKPGDLALNMTYLALNLSHYINGVAKKHGEVSSLMFAGYHIDAITNGVHGATWTSKPFRDLFDRYIAGWRQDNFSLRSSLSIPREELWQAHMEAKRQLVRYINRQANSGFDFDVLTLGFARRAATYKRGDLIFTDLERLKSICGHAGGIQIVFAGKAHPNDRGGKELIQQIFNIKNLLQKDMKIVYLENYDFALGKLITSGVDVWLNTPKPPLEASGTSGMKAALNGVPSLSILDGWWIEGHIEGVTGWSIGERGEDPKDDDRARDALSLYAKLEEVIVPAYYDRRNDFIDVMRHAIALNGSFFNTHRMLQQYVVNAYFL; via the coding sequence ATGGTCGATGAACGAAAAATTGCATACTTTTCCATGGAGATCGCGGTCGATCCGGAAGTGCCTACCTATAGCGGGGGACTCGGCATCCTCGCGGGTGATACGATCCGCTCCGCGGCCGACCTCGGCCTTCCCATGGTGGCAGTCACCCTTCTTTATCGCAAGGGATATTTTTATCAAAGAATAGATCCCACGGGCTGGCAGCAGGAAGAGCCCGTCGAGTGGATCGTCGAAGACCTCCTCGCGGAAATGCCGGAGAGGGTCCCGGGAATACTGGAAGGTCAGGCCCTTCAGGTGAGGGCATGGAAATATGAGGTCTGCGGGGTCTCAGGCAAGACGGTACCCGTCTATTTCCTCGATACGAACCTGCCGGAAAACCCCGAATGGATCCGGTCGCTCACCGATTCTCTCTACGGAGGAGACCTGAAATACAGGCTCTGTCAGGAAGCGGTCCTCGGCATAGGGGGCGTAAGGATCCTCGACGCCTTGGGATACCACGCCATCGAGCGGTATCACATGAACGAAGGCCATGCAAGCCTCCTCGCCCTCGAGCTCCTTGAAAGGGAGGCAAAAAAAGCAGGCCGGGAATCGGTCAACCATGACGATATCAATGCGGTAAGGGGGAAATGCATCTTCACTACCCACACTCCTGTGCCTGCAGGCCACGACCAGTTTCCCCTGGAGCTCGTATACCAGGTCCTCGGCCACCACGACAACTTCATCGATCTCAAGGACATGCTCTGTATCGACGTGTTCGGCCGCATTCTCGGGATGGGCGCTAAAGTTCAGGATTTTCAGGATGTCAAACCTGGAGACCTCGCCCTCAACATGACGTACCTCGCCCTCAATCTGAGCCACTATATAAATGGGGTGGCAAAAAAACATGGCGAGGTATCGAGCCTCATGTTCGCCGGGTACCATATCGATGCCATCACCAACGGCGTCCACGGGGCCACATGGACGTCGAAGCCTTTTCGGGACCTCTTTGACCGCTACATCGCCGGATGGCGGCAGGATAATTTCAGCCTTCGCTCCTCTCTCTCAATTCCGAGGGAAGAGCTCTGGCAGGCGCACATGGAGGCAAAAAGGCAGCTCGTCCGCTATATTAACAGGCAGGCCAACAGTGGATTCGATTTCGACGTGCTCACCCTGGGGTTCGCCCGGCGTGCTGCGACGTATAAGCGGGGGGACCTTATCTTCACCGATCTCGAGAGGCTCAAAAGCATTTGCGGCCATGCAGGGGGAATACAGATCGTGTTTGCGGGAAAGGCCCATCCGAACGACAGGGGGGGCAAGGAGCTCATACAACAGATATTCAACATCAAAAACCTTCTTCAGAAGGACATGAAGATCGTCTACCTCGAAAACTACGATTTCGCCCTCGGAAAGCTCATCACCTCCGGGGTGGACGTATGGCTCAACACGCCCAAGCCGCCTCTGGAGGCTTCAGGAACGAGCGGCATGAAGGCGGCGCTGAATGGTGTCCCCTCCTTGAGCATCCTCGACGGCTGGTGGATAGAAGGTCATATCGAGGGGGTGACGGGGTGGTCGATAGGAGAAAGGGGTGAGGACCCCAAGGATGACGACCGTGCCCGGGATGCCCTCTCCCTCTATGCGAAGCTCGAGGAGGTGATCGTCCCGGCGTATTACGACAGACGCAACGACTTTATCGACGTCATGCGTCATGCGATCGCGTTAAACGGCTCTTTCTTCAACACTCACCGGATGCTGCAGCAGTACGTGGTCAATGCCTATTTTCTCTGA
- a CDS encoding metallophosphoesterase family protein, producing the protein MTKAIKETARPPLAPVLPLLAAVLLFILGPSLFTDSMGVPTVEAASPPAATERLMRKGPYLLYHNKNTTMTLLWQTFETPLKAKVEWGPSPSLGHGPVTVVEHSSVVDGHQFAYTIGGLTPGTRYFWRVTVNEESYTGSFLAPPEASSPSVSFYGYGNGVPDKEERDHLMKALLEDMGTDPDHRQTMILHTGNYVTDGLTEDSWDGFFDPASISAAKSLAGLPLIGALGSREGHSRPAGDSRLLRQNMGQYFRKYFPYPMYKLANRYFYSFDYGPVHVAVLDTWTYPGNTGDGIPDARQREWLKDDLKVSKKPWKVVLIHTPLRDCSFESRELQDVLLPIIESPATDVRLVLQGRQSYYSHVQKTNGAYGITYLTLGGGSVPSSGAVSCSAPFAPFLVKAEAGRHFVRFDVSGTTMTVRVMKSDGSVIETFSLNKEIVKQVK; encoded by the coding sequence ATGACAAAAGCCATCAAAGAAACTGCGAGACCGCCCCTGGCGCCGGTTCTTCCTCTTCTTGCGGCGGTTCTCCTATTCATATTAGGTCCGTCTTTATTTACAGATTCCATGGGTGTTCCCACCGTTGAAGCAGCGTCCCCCCCTGCAGCCACGGAACGGCTCATGAGGAAAGGGCCTTATCTCCTTTACCACAACAAGAATACGACCATGACGCTGCTCTGGCAGACTTTCGAGACGCCTCTCAAGGCGAAAGTGGAATGGGGTCCTTCACCTTCCCTCGGGCACGGACCGGTTACAGTGGTGGAACACAGCTCCGTGGTCGACGGGCACCAGTTCGCCTATACCATCGGCGGCCTTACTCCGGGCACGAGATATTTCTGGCGGGTTACCGTAAATGAGGAGTCCTACACCGGTTCTTTTCTCGCTCCGCCGGAGGCATCGTCCCCCTCCGTATCTTTTTACGGATATGGGAACGGCGTGCCTGATAAGGAGGAGCGCGACCACCTGATGAAAGCGCTTTTGGAAGATATGGGGACAGACCCCGATCATCGCCAGACCATGATCCTTCATACGGGCAATTATGTGACCGACGGTCTCACCGAAGATTCCTGGGATGGCTTTTTCGATCCTGCGTCAATATCCGCCGCAAAATCGCTCGCCGGTCTTCCGCTCATCGGCGCCCTCGGGAGTCGCGAAGGTCATAGCCGGCCCGCAGGGGACAGCCGTCTTCTCCGCCAGAACATGGGGCAATACTTCAGAAAATATTTCCCCTACCCCATGTATAAGCTAGCCAACCGGTATTTCTATTCTTTCGACTATGGTCCGGTCCATGTGGCGGTACTCGATACCTGGACCTATCCAGGGAACACAGGAGATGGAATCCCTGACGCAAGGCAGCGTGAGTGGCTGAAGGACGACCTCAAGGTATCGAAAAAGCCGTGGAAGGTGGTTCTCATACATACGCCACTCAGGGACTGCTCCTTTGAATCGAGGGAGCTTCAGGATGTGCTTCTGCCCATAATCGAGTCGCCCGCAACGGATGTGCGCCTGGTACTGCAGGGGAGGCAATCATACTACTCACATGTACAAAAGACGAACGGCGCCTACGGGATCACCTATCTTACCCTGGGCGGCGGAAGCGTACCTTCCTCGGGCGCGGTTTCCTGCAGCGCTCCCTTTGCGCCTTTTCTGGTGAAGGCCGAGGCAGGGCGTCACTTTGTCCGCTTCGACGTCTCGGGCACCACGATGACCGTTAGGGTAATGAAATCCGACGGGTCGGTAATAGAGACATTTTCCCTGAACAAAGAGATAGTAAAACAGGTTAAGTGA
- a CDS encoding HD domain-containing phosphohydrolase, which yields MPVLRSGTIIKRSMIYMDDNRFMTIPPGAIIPGSLPKFKIYMRSPKGQYMLWARNGNEVTQKQLAKLTESGIKDVFVHLEEEVKYEEYLENHLGTILENKASSNEQKASIFSKVSTHVVKDAFENSLGLGTMSQDVLQRTHAMVTNALMFITQAGSLQALAKMIGHDYQTYEHATKVLWFTVAFLKDNPFILERIEPEYPKFDPQQRMEMLRQCGVGALLHDIGKAFVSADILNKNEVLTQVEWEIMKRHPLHGLAMLLDTEIPEFVKKAVLHHHEDFAGGGYPMGLEGANISLLARVIRIVDVFDAMTSRRPYKDPIPPGKAVQIMVGTPPNKEPGENGNGKVDRDDGMRRCFDEELLRKFIVFLGNVRLTF from the coding sequence GTGCCTGTTCTTCGCTCCGGCACGATTATCAAAAGGAGTATGATTTACATGGACGACAACAGGTTTATGACCATACCGCCAGGGGCCATCATTCCCGGCAGTTTGCCTAAATTCAAAATTTATATGCGTTCTCCCAAAGGGCAATACATGCTCTGGGCCAGAAACGGCAACGAAGTGACCCAGAAGCAGCTCGCAAAACTGACTGAGAGCGGTATTAAAGACGTCTTCGTTCATCTCGAGGAGGAAGTGAAGTACGAGGAATACCTCGAAAACCACCTCGGGACAATTCTTGAAAATAAAGCTTCTTCAAACGAGCAGAAGGCATCCATATTCAGTAAGGTATCCACCCATGTGGTGAAGGATGCATTTGAGAACTCTCTCGGATTAGGGACAATGAGCCAGGACGTCCTGCAGAGGACGCACGCCATGGTTACCAATGCCCTCATGTTCATCACCCAGGCCGGATCCCTGCAGGCCCTGGCGAAAATGATAGGCCATGATTACCAGACCTATGAGCATGCTACCAAGGTGCTCTGGTTTACCGTCGCTTTTTTGAAAGACAATCCTTTCATTCTCGAGCGTATCGAGCCCGAATATCCGAAATTCGATCCTCAGCAGAGGATGGAGATGCTGAGACAATGCGGTGTGGGCGCGCTGCTTCACGATATCGGGAAGGCCTTTGTGTCCGCAGATATACTCAATAAGAACGAGGTCCTCACCCAGGTCGAGTGGGAGATCATGAAACGCCATCCCCTGCATGGCCTCGCCATGCTCCTCGATACGGAGATTCCCGAATTCGTAAAGAAGGCGGTGCTCCATCACCACGAAGATTTTGCCGGAGGGGGTTATCCCATGGGCCTGGAGGGGGCCAATATCTCGCTTCTCGCCCGAGTCATCCGCATAGTGGACGTCTTCGACGCCATGACCTCAAGAAGACCCTATAAAGACCCTATCCCCCCGGGAAAGGCGGTGCAGATCATGGTGGGTACGCCCCCGAACAAGGAGCCGGGAGAAAACGGCAACGGAAAGGTTGATCGCGATGACGGCATGAGGCGCTGTTTCGATGAAGAGCTGCTCCGTAAATTCATCGTATTTCTGGGGAATGTGAGACTCACTTTCTGA